One genomic segment of bacterium includes these proteins:
- the prmC gene encoding peptide chain release factor N(5)-glutamine methyltransferase, which produces MSNATNTRERTWSVLELLRWTTSYFEETGIDTARLDAECLLANALGIERLRLFIEFEKLVTPDERDRYRALVRRRTEERLPVALLLGKKEFWSLPLEVTSDVLVPRPETETLVEAAIQATAEGPLEILDLGTGSGAVALALAKERPEARITATDLSAAALEVARRNAEKLEFVSNIEFCRGDGFEPVAERRFDAIVSNPPYLAESEAPDLAPELSHEPKQALFAGPEGTELLRRIAEEAGSRLQPGGWLGVELAPHQAETMMGWLREAGFEDVIVHRDLTDRARVVSGRRPRTGG; this is translated from the coding sequence ATGAGTAACGCCACCAACACACGAGAGAGGACCTGGAGCGTCCTCGAGTTGCTGCGTTGGACGACGAGCTATTTCGAAGAGACGGGCATCGACACAGCGCGGCTGGATGCCGAATGCCTGCTGGCGAACGCGCTCGGAATCGAACGCCTGCGCCTCTTCATCGAATTCGAGAAACTGGTGACGCCCGACGAGCGCGACCGATACCGCGCGCTGGTGCGCCGCCGCACCGAGGAGCGCTTGCCGGTCGCTCTGCTGCTCGGGAAGAAGGAGTTCTGGTCATTGCCGCTCGAGGTGACCTCCGATGTGCTCGTGCCGCGGCCCGAGACGGAGACGCTCGTCGAGGCCGCGATCCAGGCGACGGCGGAGGGTCCCCTCGAGATCCTCGATCTCGGAACCGGTTCGGGTGCGGTCGCGTTGGCGTTGGCGAAGGAGCGCCCCGAGGCGCGCATCACCGCAACTGACCTCTCGGCGGCGGCTCTCGAAGTCGCCCGCCGCAACGCCGAAAAGCTGGAGTTCGTTTCGAACATCGAATTCTGTCGTGGAGATGGTTTCGAGCCTGTCGCTGAGCGCCGCTTCGATGCGATCGTCTCGAACCCGCCCTACCTGGCAGAGAGCGAAGCGCCGGATCTGGCGCCGGAACTCTCGCACGAGCCCAAGCAGGCGCTTTTCGCCGGGCCCGAGGGCACGGAGCTCTTGCGCCGCATCGCGGAAGAGGCGGGAAGCCGGCTCCAGCCTGGTGGCTGGCTCGGTGTCGAACTCGCGCCGCATCAGGCGGAAACGATGATGGGCTGGCTTCGGGAAGCCGGCTTCGAAGATGTGATTGTGCACCGGGACCTCACGGACCGGGCACGCGTGGTCTCGGGCCGACGACCACGAACGGGGGGATGA
- a CDS encoding DNA primase, translating to MARIPEDTIQQVRDRVDIVDVVGRVVSLKKAGRNFKGLCPFHEEKTPSFNVSPDRGSYHCFGCGEGGNAFGFLMKHEGLAFPEAVRSLAAEVGIEIKEEAGGGAPSVTEPVLAANLAAQALYRRALMGEEGAAARAYLAKRGLDGEIAERFGIGYAPDRWDAVVTVLQHEDIPAEIGEAAGLLKARERGGHYDMLRGRISFPIQDTRGRVIGFGGRAIGKDQEPKYLNTPESPVFHKRRAFYGFPFALDPIRKHDRVVVVEGYFDWVALARAGVEEAVATCGTALTEQHTRDLRRRTRNVVLLFDGDDAGQRAMLRALEILLPQGLRVSAAGLPAGQDPDDLLQNEGAEALLKRIDEAPPALNVAISRAVAEGVSTPWERADAAEAVVPLLALVPDPVERAEFTRQLAMATGVEPREIEAATRKLQTGEGTGEVVLQAGQRVRGPEHRHFELALQILLSHPELLTQAEDLVECAPDPALGELAREISSGASVDTLLDRVEGEPKQILSKLAAEGLGDLEDKVPAARGLADSLSKLHALREKREREQLNRRLADDATLLAEKNAELLNRRQRQSAV from the coding sequence ATGGCTCGAATCCCCGAGGACACGATCCAGCAGGTGCGAGACCGCGTCGACATCGTCGACGTGGTGGGTCGCGTTGTCAGCCTGAAGAAGGCCGGCCGCAACTTCAAAGGCCTGTGTCCGTTCCACGAAGAGAAGACGCCTTCGTTCAACGTTTCTCCCGACCGTGGTAGCTATCACTGCTTCGGGTGCGGCGAAGGTGGCAACGCGTTCGGCTTCCTGATGAAGCACGAGGGGCTGGCCTTCCCCGAGGCGGTGCGCAGCCTGGCTGCCGAGGTTGGGATCGAGATCAAGGAAGAGGCCGGCGGCGGTGCGCCTAGCGTGACCGAGCCGGTGCTGGCCGCCAACCTGGCCGCCCAGGCTCTCTACCGTCGGGCGCTGATGGGTGAAGAGGGTGCTGCTGCGCGTGCCTATCTGGCGAAGCGCGGCCTGGATGGTGAGATCGCCGAACGCTTCGGCATCGGCTACGCACCGGATCGATGGGATGCGGTGGTGACGGTGCTGCAGCATGAGGACATCCCTGCCGAGATCGGTGAGGCAGCGGGTCTGTTGAAGGCGCGCGAGCGCGGCGGCCACTACGACATGCTGCGCGGCCGCATCAGTTTTCCGATCCAGGATACGCGGGGCCGCGTCATCGGCTTCGGCGGCCGCGCAATCGGCAAGGATCAGGAGCCGAAATACCTGAACACGCCGGAGAGCCCGGTCTTCCACAAACGGCGTGCATTCTACGGCTTTCCGTTTGCGTTGGATCCGATCCGCAAACACGACCGGGTCGTCGTGGTCGAAGGCTATTTCGATTGGGTGGCGTTGGCGCGTGCTGGGGTCGAGGAGGCGGTGGCCACCTGTGGAACTGCGCTTACCGAGCAGCACACGCGGGATCTCCGGCGCCGCACACGCAATGTGGTGCTGCTCTTCGATGGTGACGATGCGGGTCAGCGCGCGATGCTGCGGGCTCTCGAGATCCTGTTGCCCCAGGGCCTGCGTGTTTCTGCCGCGGGCTTGCCTGCCGGCCAGGATCCAGACGATCTGCTCCAGAACGAAGGCGCCGAAGCGCTGCTGAAGCGAATCGATGAAGCGCCGCCGGCCCTGAATGTTGCCATCTCGCGGGCTGTGGCCGAAGGCGTTTCGACGCCCTGGGAGCGTGCCGACGCGGCGGAGGCCGTCGTTCCGCTCCTCGCTCTGGTGCCCGATCCGGTCGAACGCGCCGAGTTCACCCGTCAGCTGGCGATGGCGACCGGCGTGGAGCCGCGGGAGATCGAAGCGGCGACACGCAAGCTCCAGACAGGTGAAGGAACAGGCGAGGTCGTCCTTCAGGCGGGCCAGCGTGTGCGCGGGCCCGAACACAGGCACTTCGAGTTGGCGCTCCAGATCTTGCTGAGCCATCCGGAGCTGCTGACCCAGGCGGAAGATCTCGTGGAATGTGCGCCGGATCCTGCGCTCGGCGAACTCGCCCGGGAGATTTCGAGCGGGGCCAGTGTCGATACCCTGCTCGATCGCGTGGAAGGCGAACCCAAGCAGATCCTTTCGAAGCTCGCGGCCGAAGGGCTCGGAGATCTCGAAGACAAAGTGCCGGCTGCTCGTGGGTTGGCGGATTCCCTTTCCAAGCTTCACGCGCTTCGCGAGAAGCGTGAGCGTGAGCAGTTGAACCGTCGTCTTGCGGATGACGCCACGCTTCTGGCCGAGAAGAATGCTGAATTGCTGAACCGGAGACAGCGACAATCTGCTGTGTGA
- the hisH gene encoding imidazole glycerol phosphate synthase subunit HisH, with the protein MPASAPRVAVIDYGAGNLRSVSKALERSGLRADVCGDPAGLRQADAAVLPGVGAFANAVASLKAKGLDDAVREGIESGRPYLGLCLGLQLLFDSSSEHGENAGLGLISGRVDRFPERDAQGNPLLVPHIGWNEVRYSGEHPMLEALPERDIYYFVHSYRAEAASAKGRVGVCEYGGLPFTAAAAEGSAFAVQFHPEKSQSSGRRVLDAFARWIDSC; encoded by the coding sequence ATGCCTGCCAGCGCCCCCCGCGTGGCTGTGATCGACTACGGCGCCGGAAATCTGCGCAGTGTCAGCAAGGCGCTGGAACGTTCCGGGCTGCGCGCCGATGTGTGTGGTGATCCGGCCGGCCTGCGCCAGGCGGATGCGGCGGTGTTGCCCGGGGTCGGCGCATTCGCCAATGCGGTGGCCAGCCTGAAGGCGAAAGGCCTGGATGACGCCGTTCGCGAAGGCATCGAATCAGGTCGCCCCTACCTGGGGCTCTGCCTCGGCCTTCAGCTGCTATTCGACTCGAGTAGCGAGCACGGTGAAAACGCCGGTCTTGGCTTGATCAGCGGGCGGGTGGATCGTTTCCCGGAACGAGATGCCCAGGGCAACCCGCTCCTCGTTCCCCACATCGGCTGGAACGAAGTGCGCTACTCCGGCGAGCATCCGATGCTCGAAGCATTGCCCGAGCGCGACATCTACTATTTCGTCCACAGCTACCGCGCTGAGGCTGCGAGTGCGAAGGGCCGGGTCGGCGTATGCGAGTACGGTGGCCTTCCGTTCACTGCTGCAGCAGCTGAAGGCTCGGCCTTCGCCGTGCAATTCCACCCAGAAAAGAGCCAGAGTTCGGGACGGCGTGTTCTCGACGCCTTCGCCCGTTGGATCGATTCTTGTTGA
- the hisA gene encoding 1-(5-phosphoribosyl)-5-[(5-phosphoribosylamino)methylideneamino]imidazole-4-carboxamide isomerase: MSDFELIPAIDVLDGRCVRLSQGRYDVATVYDDDPGAVAQRFRAHALQRLHVVDLDGAKAGRPCNRDAVRAILSEMKGVPIELGGGIRTQESVSEWLELGIDRVILGTAALRDPELVKEAARRFPGRIVVGVDAKEGQVAAEGWLETSDVDVVTLARRFEDAGVAALIHTDIARDGMGTGPNLEATAALAEQVSIPVVASGGVGTVEHIRAAAALASRGVAGVIVGRALYDGSVDLADALEAAACS; the protein is encoded by the coding sequence ATGTCTGATTTCGAGCTGATCCCTGCCATCGATGTGTTGGACGGCCGCTGCGTGCGGCTCTCCCAGGGCCGCTACGACGTTGCAACCGTCTACGACGATGATCCCGGCGCGGTGGCTCAGCGCTTTCGTGCCCACGCGCTACAACGTCTGCATGTCGTGGACCTGGACGGTGCAAAGGCAGGCCGGCCCTGCAACCGGGATGCGGTTCGCGCCATTCTCTCCGAGATGAAGGGCGTGCCGATCGAACTCGGCGGCGGCATCCGAACACAAGAAAGCGTCTCCGAGTGGCTGGAGTTGGGGATCGACCGGGTCATCCTCGGCACGGCCGCGCTCCGGGATCCGGAGCTCGTGAAGGAAGCGGCGCGCCGCTTCCCCGGGCGGATCGTCGTGGGCGTCGATGCGAAGGAAGGCCAGGTCGCAGCCGAGGGTTGGCTCGAGACCAGCGACGTGGATGTCGTCACCCTTGCGCGCCGCTTCGAGGATGCAGGTGTGGCTGCGCTGATTCACACCGATATCGCCCGGGATGGCATGGGCACTGGTCCCAACCTGGAAGCGACGGCTGCGCTCGCAGAGCAGGTTTCGATTCCCGTGGTGGCATCCGGTGGTGTCGGCACCGTCGAGCACATTCGCGCAGCGGCGGCGCTTGCGTCCCGAGGCGTCGCTGGCGTGATCGTCGGGCGCGCACTCTACGATGGCTCGGTCGATCTCGCCGATGCCCTGGAGGCAGCGGCATGCTCCTGA
- the hisF gene encoding imidazole glycerol phosphate synthase subunit HisF: MLLKRIIPCLDVDQGRVVKGVQYVDHVDAGDPVEVARMYDEQEADEITFLDITASHEGRRTIFDVVARTAESVFMPLCVGGGVRSLQDVRDLLNAGADKVSIMTAAVHEPELVEEAALKIGSANLVVAIDARRIDDREPYRARAEARHGENDPDAIFEVYTHGGRKPTGIDAVAWAVRMATAGAGEILLTSMDKDGTKSGYDLEMVRGVADAVSVPVIASGGGGTPESLAEALDDGPEGGHAQAALAASIFHFKEQTVGSVKARLLELGIPVRPPAGSR; the protein is encoded by the coding sequence ATGCTCCTGAAGCGGATCATTCCCTGCCTCGATGTGGATCAGGGTCGCGTCGTGAAGGGTGTCCAATATGTCGACCACGTCGATGCGGGCGATCCGGTCGAGGTGGCGCGTATGTACGACGAGCAGGAAGCGGACGAGATCACGTTCCTCGATATCACTGCCAGCCACGAGGGCCGGCGCACCATCTTCGATGTGGTGGCGCGTACGGCCGAAAGCGTCTTCATGCCGCTCTGCGTGGGTGGGGGCGTGCGAAGCCTTCAGGACGTCCGCGACCTGCTGAATGCCGGCGCCGACAAGGTTTCGATCATGACTGCCGCGGTTCACGAGCCGGAACTGGTGGAGGAGGCGGCGCTCAAGATCGGCAGCGCCAACCTGGTGGTGGCGATCGACGCGCGAAGGATCGATGACCGGGAGCCATATCGGGCCCGGGCCGAGGCCCGCCACGGCGAGAACGATCCGGATGCCATCTTCGAGGTCTACACCCATGGTGGCCGCAAGCCGACGGGCATCGATGCCGTGGCCTGGGCAGTCCGGATGGCCACGGCCGGCGCTGGCGAGATCCTCCTCACGAGCATGGACAAGGATGGGACCAAGAGCGGCTACGACCTGGAAATGGTCCGCGGGGTCGCAGACGCGGTTTCCGTTCCTGTGATTGCTTCCGGCGGGGGCGGAACTCCGGAGAGCCTGGCCGAGGCGCTGGATGATGGCCCCGAGGGGGGACACGCCCAGGCGGCGCTGGCCGCCTCGATCTTCCACTTCAAGGAGCAGACGGTTGGCAGCGTCAAAGCGCGCCTCCTGGAACTCGGAATCCCCGTCCGGCCCCCCGCGGGTAGCCGTTGA
- the hisD gene encoding histidinol dehydrogenase: MASRATKTGILKLLQASDAGFERAFEKLCRRRDERDESLGKQVQKIIAQVREAGDDGVLALTKKFDGADLEAIEVEREEWEEACEAVDPADRAALGKAAMRVREFHRKRIPSSWEMREEGGGFMGQRVRSLKRVGVYVPGGKASYPSTVIMNAVPASVVEVPEIIMATPPEADGTIRKEVLMAAKVAGVHRVFKIGGAQAVAALCFGTESVPQVDKIVGPGNAWVQEAKRQVFGDVDIDSEAGATEVVVVADKTATPAWVAADLISQAEHEEGASAVLVTHLKTVATRVQEQLAKQLKGMEREKIARAALKANGFVIVTKDLDQSIEVANRYAPEHLVLAVASPDDALKKVENAGTVFLGHYTPVAVGDYLAGPNHVLPTGGTARFFSPLGIDDFLKRTAFVRFEPPKLRELGADVMRLAEMEGFTGHGASVELRLQKIRRARREREAAREAEMEI; encoded by the coding sequence ATGGCGAGCCGTGCGACCAAGACTGGAATTCTGAAGCTGCTGCAAGCGAGTGATGCGGGTTTCGAGCGCGCATTCGAGAAGCTATGTCGGCGCCGCGACGAGCGTGATGAGAGCCTTGGTAAACAGGTCCAGAAGATCATCGCGCAGGTACGCGAGGCGGGCGACGACGGCGTCCTCGCTCTCACCAAGAAATTCGACGGCGCAGATCTCGAGGCCATCGAGGTCGAGCGAGAGGAGTGGGAGGAGGCTTGCGAAGCCGTCGATCCCGCCGACCGCGCCGCCCTGGGCAAGGCCGCGATGCGCGTGCGCGAGTTCCACAGGAAGCGCATTCCTTCCAGCTGGGAGATGCGGGAGGAAGGCGGCGGATTCATGGGCCAGCGGGTGCGCTCGCTCAAGCGGGTCGGCGTCTACGTCCCCGGAGGCAAAGCGAGCTACCCCTCGACGGTCATCATGAACGCCGTGCCGGCGTCGGTGGTCGAGGTACCCGAGATCATCATGGCGACACCGCCGGAAGCCGATGGCACGATTCGCAAGGAAGTCTTGATGGCCGCCAAGGTGGCGGGTGTTCACCGCGTCTTCAAGATCGGTGGCGCCCAGGCAGTGGCCGCTCTCTGCTTCGGCACCGAGAGCGTTCCGCAGGTCGACAAGATCGTCGGGCCGGGCAACGCATGGGTTCAGGAGGCGAAGCGCCAGGTCTTTGGCGACGTCGATATCGACAGCGAAGCGGGCGCGACCGAGGTGGTCGTCGTGGCCGACAAGACGGCGACCCCCGCCTGGGTGGCAGCGGATCTGATTTCCCAGGCTGAACACGAAGAGGGCGCGAGTGCCGTTCTCGTGACCCACCTGAAGACGGTGGCGACGCGTGTGCAAGAACAGCTTGCCAAGCAGCTGAAGGGGATGGAGCGCGAAAAGATCGCTCGTGCGGCACTGAAGGCGAATGGCTTCGTGATCGTGACGAAGGATCTCGACCAATCCATCGAAGTCGCGAATCGCTATGCCCCGGAACACCTGGTGCTGGCGGTGGCGTCTCCGGATGATGCGCTCAAGAAGGTCGAGAATGCGGGCACGGTCTTCCTTGGCCACTACACGCCCGTAGCCGTGGGGGATTACCTTGCGGGCCCGAACCACGTGTTGCCCACCGGTGGTACCGCGCGCTTCTTCTCGCCGCTCGGCATCGATGATTTCCTGAAGCGCACCGCCTTCGTGCGCTTCGAGCCGCCGAAGCTGCGAGAGCTCGGAGCCGACGTGATGCGGCTGGCGGAAATGGAAGGCTTCACGGGCCATGGGGCCTCGGTAGAGCTTCGCCTGCAGAAGATCCGTCGTGCACGCCGCGAGCGCGAGGCCGCGCGCGAGGCGGAGATGGAGATCTAG
- a CDS encoding 30S ribosomal protein S21, with amino-acid sequence MPVVKVKDNEPFEVALKRFKKTVEKAGILTELRRREYFDKPSIRKKKKAAAARKRALKKLKRMVR; translated from the coding sequence ATGCCGGTGGTGAAGGTCAAGGACAACGAGCCCTTTGAGGTGGCGCTGAAGCGCTTCAAGAAGACGGTGGAGAAGGCAGGCATCCTGACCGAGCTCCGCCGCCGCGAATACTTCGACAAGCCGAGCATTCGGAAGAAGAAGAAGGCAGCCGCGGCACGGAAGCGAGCCCTGAAGAAGCTCAAGCGGATGGTGCGCTAG
- the hisB gene encoding imidazoleglycerol-phosphate dehydratase HisB, which yields MGRNATIERKTKETDIRLAFEIDGTGQYDVETGIPFFDHMLESFAKHGLFDLHLRAKGDLAVDLHHTVEDVGIVLGQTIRQALGDARGIRRYGCQVLPMAEAKVEVSLDVSNRAYLVYRVPLENERIGSFDASLAEDFAYALAQNAGLDLHVDLRYGKSPHHIVEAVFKGLARALRQALELDARHDDVPSVKGAL from the coding sequence ATGGGGCGCAACGCAACGATCGAACGCAAGACGAAGGAGACGGATATCCGTCTCGCTTTCGAAATCGACGGCACGGGCCAGTACGATGTGGAGACGGGCATTCCGTTCTTCGACCACATGCTCGAATCCTTCGCGAAACATGGGCTTTTCGATCTGCACCTGCGAGCGAAGGGTGATCTCGCGGTCGATCTCCATCACACGGTGGAGGATGTCGGTATCGTGTTGGGCCAGACCATCCGCCAGGCTCTCGGCGACGCTCGGGGCATCCGTCGTTATGGCTGCCAGGTGCTTCCGATGGCCGAGGCCAAAGTCGAGGTGTCGCTCGACGTCTCGAACAGGGCGTATCTCGTCTACCGCGTGCCGCTCGAGAACGAGCGGATCGGCAGCTTCGATGCGTCGTTGGCCGAGGATTTCGCCTACGCATTGGCCCAGAACGCGGGCCTCGATCTGCATGTCGATCTCCGGTACGGCAAGAGCCCGCACCACATCGTCGAGGCCGTCTTCAAGGGGCTGGCCCGTGCCTTGCGTCAGGCGCTCGAACTCGATGCACGCCACGACGACGTGCCATCGGTGAAGGGCGCCTTGTAG